A region from the Nesterenkonia lacusekhoensis genome encodes:
- a CDS encoding DEAD/DEAH box helicase, producing the protein MTDAYDLLQRAGLSTHVGEDSRLRHVQTLPPRRAQRAGWPSWVPQEVRAGYRQVGVSGLYTHQVQAAEALHAGQHVILATGTASGKSLGTQLPGLASICGAEAGPTGATILYLSPTKALAADQLDALTELAEAIGPAGPAGGVRPASYDGDTEQQERRWVRQHANVVLTNPDMLNVGILPNHRAWARFLSRLRYVIIDEAHSFRGIFGSHIALLMRRLRRVCAHYGGDPVFAGASATSGDPAASFARLIGAEQEQVAAVTEDGSPHEAVDVYLWESSPAEATGDNDAPLKRSLTVEAADLMTDLVVAGYRTLSFIKSRRGAETIAQIASDQLAEVDLELKGRVAAYRSGYLKEERRELEDALRAGRLLGVASTPALELGIDISGLDVVLIAGWPGTRASFFQQLGRAGRPGADGSAQRGAAFFVAGDDPLDSYLLSHPEAIFEARIEDAVTDPANPHVAAPHLLAAAQELPIAPDEADDTALFPAGRWLLDALTEQGHLRRRPRGWFFAHDDASAADWVKLRSDGGGPCTIVDAEDGSVIGDMGSAQAQPQAHPGAIYVHQGRSYLVEDLDQQEGVVLVSAVNPPYYTQARETTSIEVLETSDSAAWRRYGIHTGTVEVTSAVVGFQRKALGTSEVLSDEPLELPPSTLRTQAMWITAPETALSEAGVIPEHIPGALHAAEHAMIGLLPLLTSGDRWDIGGVSTALHRDTEQPTIFVYDGHPGGAGFAERGYELAEEWNRTTAATIRSCPCESGCPSCVQSPKCGNKNSPLEKLAALHLLEALLDSVTRT; encoded by the coding sequence GTGACTGATGCCTACGATCTGCTCCAGCGTGCCGGCCTCTCCACCCATGTGGGCGAAGACAGCCGACTTCGGCATGTCCAGACGTTGCCTCCACGCCGGGCCCAGCGGGCCGGCTGGCCCTCCTGGGTGCCCCAGGAGGTGCGCGCGGGCTACCGGCAGGTCGGCGTCTCCGGCCTCTACACCCACCAGGTCCAGGCGGCCGAGGCGCTGCACGCCGGCCAGCACGTCATCCTGGCCACCGGCACGGCCTCCGGAAAGTCGTTGGGCACCCAGCTGCCCGGCCTGGCGTCGATCTGCGGAGCGGAGGCTGGCCCCACCGGCGCCACCATCCTGTACCTCTCCCCCACCAAGGCCTTGGCGGCCGATCAGCTGGACGCGCTGACCGAGCTGGCCGAGGCCATCGGACCGGCTGGACCGGCCGGTGGGGTGCGCCCGGCGTCGTACGACGGGGACACCGAGCAGCAGGAGCGCCGATGGGTGCGCCAGCACGCCAATGTGGTGCTGACCAACCCGGACATGCTCAACGTGGGGATCCTGCCCAACCACCGCGCGTGGGCCCGGTTCCTCTCCCGGCTGCGCTACGTGATCATCGATGAGGCCCACAGCTTCCGCGGGATCTTCGGCTCCCACATCGCCCTGCTGATGCGGCGGCTGCGACGGGTCTGCGCGCACTACGGCGGCGATCCGGTCTTCGCCGGGGCCAGTGCCACCAGTGGGGACCCGGCGGCCTCCTTCGCACGACTGATCGGCGCTGAGCAGGAGCAGGTCGCCGCGGTCACCGAGGACGGATCCCCCCATGAGGCCGTGGATGTCTACCTGTGGGAGTCCTCCCCGGCGGAGGCCACCGGAGACAATGATGCTCCGCTCAAGCGCAGCCTCACCGTGGAGGCCGCCGACCTGATGACCGACCTGGTGGTGGCCGGCTACCGCACGCTCTCCTTCATCAAGTCCCGCCGCGGGGCGGAGACCATCGCGCAGATCGCCTCGGACCAGCTGGCCGAGGTCGACCTCGAGCTGAAGGGGCGGGTGGCGGCCTACCGCTCCGGCTACCTGAAGGAGGAGCGGCGCGAGCTCGAAGATGCTCTGCGCGCAGGACGGCTGCTCGGGGTGGCCTCCACCCCGGCACTGGAACTGGGCATCGACATCTCCGGACTGGATGTGGTGCTGATCGCCGGATGGCCCGGAACCCGCGCTTCCTTCTTCCAGCAGCTGGGACGGGCAGGACGCCCGGGCGCCGACGGCTCCGCCCAGCGCGGCGCCGCCTTCTTCGTGGCCGGGGACGACCCGTTGGACTCCTACCTGCTCAGCCACCCGGAGGCGATCTTCGAAGCGCGGATCGAAGATGCGGTCACCGATCCCGCCAACCCGCATGTGGCCGCGCCGCATCTGCTGGCCGCCGCCCAGGAGCTGCCGATCGCCCCCGATGAGGCCGATGACACCGCGCTGTTCCCCGCCGGGCGTTGGCTGTTGGACGCGCTCACCGAGCAGGGGCACCTGCGACGCCGCCCGCGCGGATGGTTCTTCGCCCACGACGACGCCAGCGCCGCCGACTGGGTGAAGCTGCGCTCCGACGGCGGCGGGCCCTGCACGATCGTCGACGCCGAGGACGGTTCGGTCATCGGGGACATGGGCTCCGCACAGGCCCAGCCGCAGGCCCATCCCGGAGCGATCTACGTCCACCAGGGGCGCAGCTATCTGGTGGAGGACCTGGACCAGCAGGAGGGCGTCGTGCTGGTCTCGGCGGTGAATCCGCCGTACTACACCCAGGCCCGAGAGACCACCTCCATCGAGGTGCTCGAGACCTCCGACTCGGCCGCCTGGCGACGCTATGGGATCCACACCGGGACCGTGGAGGTGACCAGCGCCGTCGTCGGGTTCCAGCGCAAAGCTCTGGGCACCTCGGAGGTGCTCTCCGATGAGCCCCTGGAGCTGCCGCCGTCGACCCTGCGCACCCAGGCCATGTGGATCACCGCTCCGGAGACTGCCCTCTCCGAGGCCGGGGTGATCCCGGAGCACATCCCCGGGGCGCTGCATGCCGCCGAGCACGCGATGATCGGGCTGCTGCCGCTGCTGACCTCCGGGGACCGCTGGGACATCGGCGGAGTCTCCACTGCGCTGCACCGAGACACCGAGCAGCCCACGATCTTCGTCTATGACGGGCACCCGGGCGGGGCGGGGTTCGCTGAGCGCGGCTATGAGCTGGCCGAGGAGTGGAACCGCACCACGGCGGCAACCATCCGCAGCTGCCCCTGCGAGTCCGGCTGCCCCAGCTGCGTACAGTCGCCGAAGTGCGGCAATAAGAACTCTCCGCTGGAGAAGCTCGCCGCGCTGCACCTGCTCGAGGCTCTGCTGGACTCTGTGACGCGGACATGA
- a CDS encoding homocysteine S-methyltransferase family protein, with protein sequence MTAPTSLTERLDAGPVICAEGFLFELERRGYLSAGEFVPEVALEFPEALKSLHVDFQRAGSDIVEAFTYNGHREKMRVIGKEDLLEPLNRSALRIAREVADARPGDLMAGNISNSNIWDPADPAKQAEVRTMFEEMVGWAVEEGADLIIGETFYYAGEALAALEIARASGLPVVLTLAPMAFEEMADGVGVVETAQRLEQGGADVVGLNCFRGPETIQPWLRKIREKVSCHVGALPVPYRTTAEEPTFFNLSDVRASAPSPHGRTFPTALDPLFHNRYELGAWAQEAHQLGVNYLGVCCGASPMHIREVAEAVGRTTEANRFSENMSNHFMYGSNERLPENITALGASA encoded by the coding sequence ATGACCGCCCCCACCTCTCTGACCGAGCGGCTCGACGCCGGCCCCGTCATCTGTGCCGAAGGCTTCCTCTTCGAACTCGAGCGGCGCGGTTACCTCAGCGCGGGCGAGTTCGTTCCCGAAGTCGCCCTGGAGTTCCCCGAAGCGCTGAAGTCCCTGCACGTGGACTTCCAGCGGGCCGGCTCCGACATCGTCGAGGCCTTCACCTATAACGGTCACCGCGAGAAGATGCGGGTGATCGGCAAAGAGGATCTGCTCGAGCCGCTGAACCGCTCCGCGCTGCGCATCGCCCGCGAGGTGGCCGACGCCCGTCCCGGGGATCTGATGGCCGGAAACATCTCCAACTCGAACATCTGGGACCCCGCCGATCCGGCCAAACAGGCTGAGGTGCGGACCATGTTCGAGGAGATGGTCGGCTGGGCAGTGGAGGAGGGCGCTGATCTCATCATCGGCGAGACCTTCTACTACGCCGGAGAGGCGCTGGCCGCACTCGAGATCGCCCGCGCCAGCGGCCTGCCGGTGGTGCTGACCCTGGCACCGATGGCCTTCGAGGAGATGGCCGACGGCGTCGGCGTCGTGGAGACCGCTCAGCGCCTGGAACAGGGCGGGGCAGATGTGGTCGGGCTCAACTGCTTCCGCGGCCCGGAGACCATTCAGCCGTGGCTGCGGAAGATCCGGGAGAAGGTCTCCTGCCACGTGGGCGCGCTCCCCGTCCCCTACCGGACGACGGCGGAGGAGCCCACCTTCTTCAACCTCTCCGATGTGCGCGCCTCCGCGCCCTCCCCGCATGGCCGCACCTTCCCCACCGCCCTGGACCCGCTCTTCCACAACCGCTACGAGCTCGGTGCCTGGGCTCAGGAAGCCCATCAGCTGGGCGTGAACTACCTGGGGGTGTGCTGCGGGGCTTCCCCGATGCACATCCGCGAAGTGGCTGAGGCCGTCGGGCGCACCACGGAGGCCAACCGGTTCTCCGAGAACATGAGCAACCACTTCATGTACGGCAGCAACGAACGGCTCCCGGAGAACATCACCGCCCTGGGCGCCTCGGCCTGA
- a CDS encoding GNAT family N-acetyltransferase yields MTSELNDALVRDWVTGWARTHDYDVSHEGNVHSALRAGDSDEWEYVIYAPEGSDLRKAASSVAKSPKRLLTIISGPDDETADSEIEDAEIDGLELISDEEKLMVVDMDTQDVEDPITPEGFTTQREDFEGWTLFTVLHGEGAEAQVAARGRVAVVGSYAILDRIFTSPDYRRQGLGTFVTRALIAIALEQDVEEGLLVATEDGRELYEYLGWTLLGEVRVFGAPGAQSTRSSSHSQFDDLAR; encoded by the coding sequence ATGACTAGTGAGCTGAACGACGCACTCGTCCGAGACTGGGTGACCGGCTGGGCGAGGACCCATGACTATGACGTCAGCCATGAGGGCAACGTCCATTCGGCCCTGCGCGCCGGCGACTCTGACGAGTGGGAATACGTCATCTACGCCCCCGAAGGCAGCGACCTGCGCAAGGCCGCCTCCAGCGTGGCCAAGAGCCCGAAGCGTCTGCTCACCATCATCAGCGGCCCCGACGACGAGACTGCCGACTCCGAGATCGAAGACGCTGAGATCGACGGTCTGGAACTGATCAGCGACGAAGAGAAGCTGATGGTCGTGGACATGGACACCCAGGACGTCGAGGATCCGATCACTCCTGAGGGCTTCACCACTCAGCGCGAAGACTTCGAGGGCTGGACACTGTTCACGGTCCTGCACGGCGAGGGCGCAGAGGCCCAGGTGGCGGCTCGCGGCCGCGTCGCCGTCGTGGGAAGCTACGCGATCCTGGATCGCATCTTCACCTCGCCCGACTACCGGCGCCAGGGACTGGGCACCTTCGTGACCCGCGCGCTGATCGCCATCGCTCTGGAGCAGGACGTCGAAGAGGGGTTGCTGGTCGCCACAGAGGACGGCCGCGAGCTCTACGAGTACCTGGGCTGGACACTGCTGGGCGAGGTTCGCGTATTCGGTGCGCCCGGAGCACAGAGCACCCGCTCCTCCTCGCATTCGCAGTTCGACGACCTGGCGCGCTGA
- a CDS encoding rhodanese-related sulfurtransferase has protein sequence MSESRIVLYYAFTPLSDPEAVKLWQHTLCRELGLKGRILISEHGINGTVGGDMKAVKKYVKQTRSYAPFRSMEFKWSEGGAEQFPRLSVKVRPELVAFGVPDEVEVDQDGVVGGGEHLKPEEVHELVERKRAEGTEVTFFDGRNAMEAQIGRFKDAVVPETETTRDFIRELDSGRYDHLKDQPVVTYCTGGIRCEVLSSLMRRRGFQDVYQIDGGIVRYGETYGDAGLWEGELYVFDGRMNTRFSEDAVTIGECSNCSGPTSEFYNCMDRGCSTLKLYCQDCRHIPETQRCENCQARLQQDPDHPNSGPLEKPRRARQA, from the coding sequence GTGAGTGAATCCCGCATCGTCCTGTATTACGCCTTCACGCCGCTCTCCGATCCGGAGGCAGTGAAGCTCTGGCAGCACACGCTGTGCCGTGAGCTGGGCCTGAAAGGCCGCATCCTGATCTCCGAGCACGGGATCAACGGCACTGTCGGCGGCGATATGAAGGCCGTGAAGAAGTATGTGAAGCAGACACGCTCCTATGCGCCCTTCCGGTCTATGGAGTTCAAATGGTCCGAGGGCGGGGCTGAGCAGTTCCCGCGCCTGTCGGTGAAGGTCAGGCCCGAGCTGGTGGCCTTCGGCGTCCCTGACGAGGTGGAGGTGGACCAGGACGGCGTCGTCGGCGGAGGCGAACACCTGAAGCCGGAGGAGGTCCATGAGCTGGTCGAGCGCAAGCGCGCGGAGGGCACCGAGGTCACCTTCTTCGACGGCCGCAACGCCATGGAGGCCCAGATCGGTCGGTTCAAGGATGCCGTCGTCCCGGAGACCGAGACCACCCGCGACTTCATCCGTGAGCTGGACTCCGGCAGATACGACCATCTGAAGGACCAGCCGGTGGTCACCTACTGCACCGGCGGCATCCGCTGCGAAGTGCTCTCCTCCCTGATGCGCCGGCGTGGGTTCCAGGACGTCTATCAGATCGACGGCGGCATCGTCCGCTATGGCGAGACCTACGGCGACGCCGGGCTGTGGGAGGGCGAGCTCTACGTCTTCGACGGCCGCATGAACACCCGCTTCAGCGAGGATGCGGTCACGATCGGCGAGTGCTCGAACTGCAGCGGACCCACCTCCGAGTTCTACAACTGTATGGACCGCGGCTGCTCCACGCTGAAGCTCTACTGCCAGGACTGCCGGCACATCCCGGAGACCCAGCGGTGCGAGAACTGCCAGGCACGGCTGCAGCAGGACCCGGACCACCCCAACTCGGGTCCGTTGGAGAAGCCCCGGCGCGCCCGGCAGGCCTGA
- a CDS encoding DUF7059 domain-containing protein produces the protein MTTTPTPPAPASAETELIALLREDLVTARFTNEEVARLLGPDAVAALDREQIVPGQLRILELFAQAAGAQRPRPGDQAGERPSAGSAPLSPRAGRAITAQATAEHIDPCAVLTGLWLLAVDVTAEQLDAALPQVRTEGLERLNLVCSETAAEGTFIRPQVDLRPYEAEQQEGTAHLWVTSDLSAHQMDGPLPADHVLGVGQASLTLASITHRPSVRNALDVGTGCGIQLFHLLDHAEHVVGTDLSERALEFTRFNLLLNAEPLGLDPEDLGSRVELLHGSLLEPVAGRSFDLVVSNPPFVITPRTQDEAEEERYTYRDGGREGDSLMEELITGLPEILAEGGTAQMLGNWEIHAGTEESGGWSERPRIWARAAGLHAWFIQRDFQNPAGYAETWLRDASEERDLADYRRRYADYLQDFEDRGVAGVGFGMIWLQRPAGPVPDHPSPDDTGLDQSGPDGAGGSSGLWQRFEELTGEVQQPLGPVIGRTAERALAVRTGPAEVTDQILIAPEDVTEERYQRFGAQHPEVILARQGGGFRRVRPVSSAAAGLLGAADGEFTASQLITAVASLVDAEEEPLRDEVLDLYVEGFLTHP, from the coding sequence ATGACGACGACGCCGACCCCTCCCGCCCCCGCCTCGGCGGAGACGGAGCTGATCGCCCTCCTCCGCGAGGACCTGGTCACAGCTCGGTTCACCAACGAGGAGGTGGCCCGGCTGCTGGGCCCCGACGCCGTCGCCGCGCTGGACCGGGAGCAGATCGTTCCGGGGCAGCTGCGCATCCTGGAGCTCTTCGCCCAGGCCGCCGGGGCTCAGCGTCCCCGGCCTGGCGACCAGGCGGGGGAGCGGCCGAGTGCAGGATCGGCCCCGCTGTCTCCGCGGGCCGGCCGCGCGATCACCGCTCAGGCGACGGCCGAGCACATCGATCCCTGTGCGGTGCTCACCGGACTGTGGCTGCTGGCGGTGGACGTCACCGCTGAGCAGCTCGACGCCGCCCTGCCTCAGGTCCGCACCGAGGGCCTGGAGCGGCTGAACCTGGTCTGCAGCGAGACCGCTGCGGAGGGGACCTTCATCCGGCCGCAGGTGGATCTGCGTCCCTATGAGGCTGAGCAGCAGGAGGGGACCGCCCATCTCTGGGTGACCAGTGACCTCTCCGCCCACCAGATGGACGGGCCGCTTCCCGCCGATCACGTGCTCGGCGTCGGGCAGGCCAGCCTGACCCTGGCCTCCATCACGCACCGCCCGAGCGTGCGGAATGCCCTGGACGTGGGGACCGGGTGCGGGATCCAGCTGTTCCACCTGCTCGATCACGCCGAGCATGTGGTGGGCACCGATCTCTCCGAGCGTGCTCTGGAGTTCACCCGATTCAATCTGCTGCTCAACGCTGAGCCGCTGGGGCTGGATCCTGAGGACCTCGGTTCGCGCGTGGAGCTGCTCCACGGCAGCCTGCTGGAGCCGGTGGCCGGACGCAGCTTCGACCTGGTGGTCTCCAATCCGCCCTTCGTCATCACGCCCCGGACCCAGGATGAGGCGGAGGAGGAGCGCTACACCTACCGCGACGGCGGTCGCGAGGGCGACTCCCTCATGGAGGAGCTGATCACCGGTCTGCCGGAGATCCTGGCTGAGGGCGGCACCGCTCAGATGCTCGGCAACTGGGAGATCCATGCCGGGACCGAAGAGTCCGGCGGCTGGTCGGAGCGTCCGCGCATCTGGGCCCGGGCGGCCGGGCTGCATGCCTGGTTCATCCAGCGTGACTTCCAGAACCCGGCCGGCTATGCCGAGACCTGGCTGCGGGACGCCTCCGAGGAGCGCGACCTGGCCGATTATCGGCGTCGTTATGCCGACTACCTGCAAGACTTCGAGGACCGGGGTGTGGCCGGAGTCGGCTTCGGCATGATCTGGCTGCAGAGGCCGGCCGGGCCAGTCCCCGATCACCCTTCCCCTGACGACACCGGCCTCGATCAGTCCGGCCCCGACGGCGCCGGCGGATCCTCCGGTCTGTGGCAGCGCTTCGAGGAGCTCACCGGGGAGGTCCAGCAGCCGCTGGGTCCGGTGATCGGACGCACTGCTGAGCGCGCCCTGGCGGTGCGCACCGGTCCGGCCGAGGTGACGGATCAGATCCTCATCGCTCCGGAGGATGTCACCGAGGAGCGCTATCAGCGCTTCGGGGCCCAGCATCCGGAGGTCATCCTCGCCCGGCAGGGCGGCGGCTTCCGCCGGGTGCGCCCGGTCAGCAGTGCGGCGGCCGGCCTGCTGGGGGCCGCCGACGGCGAGTTCACCGCCTCCCAGCTGATCACCGCGGTCGCGTCCCTGGTCGATGCCGAGGAGGAGCCGCTGCGCGATGAGGTCCTCGACCTCTACGTCGAAGGCTTCCTCACCCACCCTTGA
- the topA gene encoding type I DNA topoisomerase yields the protein MSPGRRVPVSPRCYSELPTARPSSTHPSPGSRRAVPAGKKLVIVESPAKSKSIAKYLGDDFIVDASAGHIRDLPQPSDLPADMKKGPFGKFAVNPEEGFKPYYVISDSKKSKVRELKQRLKEADELYLAPDADREGEAIAWHLLEVLKPKVPVYRMTFTEITREGITRALENVREIDQDLVDAQETRRILDRLYGYEISPVLWRKVGRGLSAGRVQSVATRLVVERERERMAFIPASYWDLSGTFSTDGGEEFSAKLTALDDARIATGSDFDDRGELKQTRSKQEVAVLKKDDAESLAAGLTDAPFSVDSLEEKPYSRRPQPAFTTSTLQQEAARRLRFSSRVTMQVAQRLYENGYITYMRTDSVTLSNEAIQAARRQATELFGADHVPEKPRFYAKKNETAQEAHEAIRPAGDHFRTPGQVAKELSADEFKLYELIWKRTVASQMQDAKGFTASVRLTGEAADGRRATFGASGTVITFPGFLAAYEEVKESEESDAAKAKESEKRLPKLEEGERLTGEDIEAKGHETTPPARYTEASIVAELEKREIGRPSTYAPTISTIMDRGYVTKRGSALVPSWTAFSVIRLLEEHFGRYVDYDFTARMEDDLDQIARGEIEREAWLQGFYFGASSGEQGLKDVVDNLGEIDARAINSMAVAENTHLRVGRYGPYLERPNPDGVVNAEGELEMQRANLPQDLAPDELTAAKVEELFEQAQHSGKVLGNDPETGREIVAKDGRYGPYVTEVIPEMTEEELEAYLDAQPTEYYKNGKPKPKKKPAKQKPRTGSLLSGMTLETVTLEDALKILSLPRVVGTDDDGEEITAQNGRFGPYLKKGSDSRSLESEEQMFTITLDEAKAIYAQPKQRGRRAAQPPLAEFGNDPTTEKPVVVKDGRFGPYVTDGETNVTVPRSVSVEQLTKEHAYSLLAEKRAKGPAKKSAPKSSTAKKPAAKKSGGAKSTSKKSTASTKAGSS from the coding sequence ATGAGTCCAGGCCGCAGAGTCCCCGTCTCACCCCGCTGTTATAGTGAGCTTCCGACGGCCCGTCCGTCGTCTACGCACCCGTCACCCGGTTCTAGGAGAGCAGTGCCCGCAGGCAAGAAGCTCGTCATCGTCGAGTCCCCGGCCAAGTCCAAGTCGATCGCCAAGTACTTGGGCGACGACTTCATCGTCGACGCATCGGCCGGGCATATCCGTGACCTGCCGCAGCCCTCCGATCTGCCTGCGGACATGAAGAAGGGGCCCTTCGGCAAGTTCGCGGTGAACCCGGAGGAGGGCTTCAAGCCCTACTACGTGATCTCCGACTCGAAGAAGTCCAAGGTGCGCGAGCTCAAGCAGCGGCTCAAGGAAGCCGATGAGCTCTACCTGGCACCCGATGCCGACCGCGAGGGCGAGGCCATCGCGTGGCACCTGCTGGAGGTGCTCAAGCCCAAGGTCCCGGTCTATCGGATGACCTTCACCGAGATCACCCGCGAGGGGATCACCCGTGCGCTGGAGAACGTCCGCGAGATCGATCAGGACCTGGTGGACGCCCAGGAGACTCGGCGCATCCTGGACCGGCTCTACGGCTATGAGATCTCGCCGGTGCTCTGGCGCAAGGTCGGCCGGGGCCTCTCGGCGGGACGCGTGCAGTCTGTGGCCACCCGTCTGGTGGTGGAGCGTGAGCGCGAGCGCATGGCGTTCATCCCGGCGTCGTACTGGGACCTCAGCGGCACCTTCTCCACCGATGGCGGTGAGGAGTTCTCGGCCAAGCTGACGGCGCTGGACGACGCCCGCATCGCCACCGGATCCGACTTCGACGACCGTGGTGAGCTCAAGCAGACCCGCTCCAAGCAGGAGGTCGCCGTCCTGAAGAAGGACGACGCCGAGTCGCTGGCGGCCGGTCTGACCGATGCCCCCTTCTCCGTGGACTCGCTGGAGGAGAAGCCCTACAGCCGCCGCCCGCAGCCGGCCTTCACCACCTCCACCCTGCAGCAGGAGGCGGCCCGCCGCCTGCGCTTCTCCTCCCGGGTGACCATGCAGGTGGCACAGCGTCTCTACGAGAACGGCTACATCACCTATATGCGTACCGACTCGGTGACGCTCTCCAACGAGGCCATCCAGGCGGCCCGTCGGCAGGCCACCGAGCTCTTCGGTGCGGACCACGTCCCGGAGAAGCCGCGCTTCTACGCCAAGAAGAACGAGACCGCCCAGGAGGCCCACGAGGCGATCCGCCCGGCCGGTGACCACTTCCGGACGCCCGGCCAGGTGGCCAAGGAGCTCTCCGCCGATGAGTTCAAGCTCTACGAGCTGATCTGGAAGCGCACCGTCGCCTCGCAGATGCAGGACGCGAAGGGCTTCACCGCCTCGGTGCGGCTGACCGGTGAGGCCGCCGACGGGCGCCGCGCCACCTTCGGCGCCTCCGGCACGGTCATCACCTTCCCGGGCTTCCTGGCCGCCTACGAGGAGGTCAAGGAGTCGGAGGAGTCCGACGCCGCCAAGGCCAAGGAGTCGGAGAAGCGGCTGCCCAAGCTGGAGGAGGGTGAGAGGCTCACCGGTGAGGACATCGAGGCCAAGGGCCACGAGACCACTCCGCCGGCCCGCTACACCGAGGCGAGCATCGTCGCGGAGCTGGAGAAGCGGGAGATCGGCCGTCCCTCCACCTACGCGCCCACCATCTCGACCATCATGGACCGCGGCTATGTGACCAAGCGCGGCTCGGCCCTGGTGCCCTCCTGGACCGCGTTCAGCGTGATCCGCCTGCTGGAGGAGCACTTCGGCCGGTACGTGGACTATGACTTCACCGCCCGCATGGAGGACGACCTCGACCAGATCGCCCGCGGAGAGATCGAACGCGAGGCCTGGCTGCAGGGCTTCTACTTCGGAGCCTCCTCCGGTGAGCAGGGGCTGAAGGACGTGGTGGACAACCTGGGTGAGATCGATGCCCGGGCGATCAACTCCATGGCGGTGGCGGAGAACACCCATCTGCGGGTGGGCCGCTACGGACCGTATCTGGAGCGTCCCAACCCGGACGGCGTCGTCAACGCCGAGGGCGAGTTGGAGATGCAGCGGGCCAATCTGCCTCAGGATCTGGCCCCGGACGAGCTCACCGCGGCCAAGGTGGAGGAGCTCTTCGAGCAGGCTCAGCATTCGGGCAAGGTACTGGGGAACGATCCGGAGACCGGCCGTGAGATCGTCGCCAAGGACGGGCGCTACGGTCCCTATGTCACCGAGGTCATCCCGGAGATGACTGAGGAGGAGCTGGAGGCCTACCTGGACGCGCAGCCCACGGAGTACTACAAGAACGGCAAGCCGAAGCCGAAGAAGAAGCCGGCCAAGCAGAAGCCGCGCACCGGGTCCCTGCTGAGCGGGATGACCCTGGAGACGGTGACTCTGGAGGACGCGCTGAAGATCCTCTCGCTGCCCCGTGTGGTGGGAACCGACGACGACGGCGAGGAGATCACCGCCCAGAACGGCCGGTTCGGTCCGTATCTGAAGAAGGGCAGCGATTCCCGCTCCCTGGAGTCCGAGGAACAGATGTTCACCATCACCTTGGACGAGGCCAAGGCGATCTACGCCCAGCCCAAGCAGCGGGGCCGCCGCGCGGCTCAGCCGCCGCTGGCGGAGTTCGGCAATGACCCGACCACGGAGAAGCCTGTGGTGGTCAAGGACGGCCGCTTCGGCCCCTACGTCACCGACGGTGAGACCAACGTGACGGTGCCGCGCAGCGTCTCGGTGGAGCAGCTGACCAAGGAGCACGCCTACTCGCTGCTGGCGGAGAAGCGGGCCAAGGGCCCGGCCAAGAAGAGCGCCCCCAAGAGCTCCACGGCCAAGAAGCCTGCCGCCAAGAAGTCCGGCGGCGCCAAGAGCACATCGAAGAAGTCGACGGCCAGCACCAAGGCCGGATCCTCCTAG
- a CDS encoding Ppx/GppA family phosphatase, whose amino-acid sequence MRLGVLDIGSNTVHLLLVDAHIGAKPDAFASHKRPLSLVKYLDEFGAITAEGQEELISFIAEATRFAARHRADDMLSFCTSAIREASNGDAVLARVTEETGVELMELTGAQESAMTFFAVRRWRGWSAGRILNFDIGGGSFEIAYGQDELPATAMSAPLGAGRLTRDWLAGPKDALPGEKPPSKEQVRELKTYVREELEAARLEFPALNHHTEVMATSKTFRSLARMTGAAPSAEGPYVKRTLNRKSLKPLVKKLGEMSAEQRAELPGVSVTRAPQVFAGALVAEQAMKVFGIEELQICPWALREGLILQRLDTLARDQAEVVSHAPGVGHVDLARELKKPQRPAGRPRAEAAVERAHS is encoded by the coding sequence ATGCGTCTGGGCGTGCTGGACATCGGGTCGAATACGGTGCATCTGCTGCTGGTGGATGCACATATCGGTGCTAAGCCGGACGCCTTCGCCTCCCATAAGCGCCCTCTGTCTCTGGTGAAGTACCTCGATGAGTTCGGGGCCATCACCGCTGAGGGCCAGGAGGAGCTGATCAGCTTCATCGCTGAGGCGACCCGTTTCGCGGCGCGTCACCGGGCTGATGACATGCTGTCCTTCTGCACCTCAGCCATCCGCGAGGCCAGCAACGGTGATGCAGTGTTGGCTCGGGTGACCGAGGAGACCGGCGTGGAGCTTATGGAGCTCACCGGTGCCCAGGAGTCGGCGATGACGTTCTTCGCCGTGCGTCGCTGGCGGGGCTGGAGCGCGGGACGCATCCTGAACTTCGACATCGGCGGCGGATCCTTCGAGATCGCCTACGGCCAGGACGAGCTGCCGGCCACGGCCATGTCGGCCCCGTTGGGCGCCGGACGGCTGACCCGCGACTGGTTGGCCGGCCCGAAGGACGCGCTGCCGGGAGAGAAGCCGCCGTCGAAGGAACAGGTCCGAGAGCTCAAGACCTATGTGCGCGAAGAGCTGGAGGCGGCCCGCCTTGAGTTCCCGGCGCTGAACCACCATACCGAGGTGATGGCCACCTCCAAGACCTTCCGCTCGCTGGCCCGGATGACAGGCGCCGCTCCCTCGGCCGAGGGACCTTATGTGAAGCGGACCCTGAACCGGAAGAGCCTGAAACCCCTGGTCAAGAAGCTGGGGGAGATGTCCGCAGAGCAGCGTGCTGAGCTGCCCGGGGTCTCGGTGACCCGCGCCCCGCAGGTCTTCGCCGGTGCCCTGGTCGCTGAGCAGGCGATGAAGGTCTTCGGGATCGAGGAGTTGCAGATCTGTCCATGGGCTCTGCGTGAGGGCCTGATCCTGCAGCGCCTGGACACGCTGGCCCGGGACCAAGCCGAGGTTGTGAGCCACGCGCCCGGCGTCGGGCATGTCGACCTGGCCCGTGAGCTGAAGAAGCCGCAGCGTCCGGCCGGACGTCCGCGTGCAGAGGCGGCGGTTGAACGTGCCCACAGCTGA